A section of the Calothrix sp. 336/3 genome encodes:
- a CDS encoding tyrosine-type recombinase/integrase translates to MSDHLPLSVTVLENAYALTIGSDFCIDGDPDVIEQLLSDTRSPNTKRAYQKDLNDFFLFISGKSPSQDLVLEFLHLEQRHAVAVVLKYKAYLVNKKQLAEATVNRRLSAIKSLTVMGRKLGACNYTLEDIKGEKVESYRDTTGIAATDFAKVLGLVDRETLKGKRDYAILRLLWDNALRRSEVCNLNVGDFDAASSTLSILGKGKGTQKIVVDLSRKTVEAVADWLIASKRATRTRQPLFTVIAYNGNGKRLSGEAIRRLVSGLCKEVGITKQMSPHRIRHSSITTVLDKNNGNYRATQRFSRHAKPDTVMKYDDNRQKLQKQMTDILADLV, encoded by the coding sequence ATGTCTGACCACTTACCTTTGAGTGTTACTGTTCTGGAAAATGCCTATGCCCTGACTATTGGCTCGGATTTTTGTATCGATGGCGACCCTGATGTTATTGAACAGCTACTCTCAGACACGCGATCGCCTAATACAAAAAGGGCTTACCAGAAAGATTTGAATGATTTTTTCTTATTTATCTCAGGTAAGTCACCTTCACAGGATTTGGTGTTAGAGTTTTTACACCTAGAACAGCGTCACGCGGTGGCGGTGGTGTTGAAATATAAGGCATATTTGGTAAATAAGAAACAATTGGCAGAAGCAACGGTAAATCGAAGACTGAGTGCAATTAAGTCCCTGACGGTAATGGGGCGCAAGTTAGGGGCTTGTAACTATACCCTAGAAGATATTAAGGGTGAAAAAGTTGAGTCCTATAGGGATACCACGGGTATAGCTGCCACAGATTTTGCTAAGGTGTTGGGGTTGGTGGATAGAGAGACACTCAAAGGTAAACGGGATTATGCCATACTGCGTTTACTTTGGGATAATGCCCTGCGGCGGAGTGAAGTCTGCAACTTGAATGTGGGTGATTTTGATGCTGCTTCTAGTACCCTATCTATATTAGGTAAGGGGAAGGGTACACAAAAAATAGTGGTGGATTTGAGTCGCAAGACGGTAGAAGCTGTAGCTGATTGGTTAATTGCCAGTAAAAGAGCCACCAGAACTAGACAGCCTTTGTTTACGGTGATTGCATATAACGGTAATGGTAAGCGTTTGAGTGGGGAAGCGATTCGACGATTAGTGTCGGGATTATGCAAAGAAGTGGGTATTACCAAACAAATGTCACCGCACCGAATTAGACATAGTTCGATTACAACTGTGTTGGATAAGAATAATGGGAATTATCGGGCAACTCAAAGGTTTAGCCGTCATGCCAAACCTGATACAGTGATGAAATATGATGACAATCGGCAGAAGTTGCAGAAACAGATGACTGATATTTTGGCAGATTTGGTGTGA
- a CDS encoding IS4 family transposase codes for MPTKKPRNPDHVRRRNTPLADNEAISEHLKNLLSPAIYAQSAYYRSLGLRDRILNLSLMVAAMLTVIWRQVASVHELTRMLEQEELLWGKAVKVSQQGLSQRFLSFPAELFERVFHDLLPLLKSRWLLREKRTLPAAVKYAKKHFVNIWIADGSTLEALFRKLDSLKDVPQGKLAGKICTVIDLLTRLPVQVWFHTNPLAHDTNFLDDLINIASAKTLLVLDRGFYDFGFFLRLIAKQVDFITRIKSNAVFDVERIFSYDYTLRDRIISFNTEDKHQKILRLRLIEVKQGKTWYAYVTSVLDPQILPPYVVADLYAKRWRIEEAFNTAKRLLGLSYLWTGSVNGVKLQVWATWLFYAVLIDLADAVADEIALPFERISLEMIFRGLYHFNHAYNKGRATDPVLFFAAPENKNLDVVKTIRKEPQTLDLSPFPLPLTIPAFP; via the coding sequence ATGCCAACCAAAAAACCGAGAAACCCTGACCATGTTCGTCGTCGAAACACCCCACTTGCGGATAATGAAGCAATAAGCGAACACTTAAAAAATTTGCTGAGTCCAGCAATATACGCTCAAAGTGCCTATTATCGAAGCCTTGGATTACGCGACCGTATACTTAATCTGTCATTAATGGTTGCAGCGATGTTAACTGTGATTTGGCGGCAAGTAGCATCAGTACATGAACTAACTCGAATGTTGGAGCAGGAGGAATTGTTATGGGGTAAAGCTGTTAAAGTATCACAGCAGGGGTTGTCACAGAGGTTTCTCAGTTTTCCAGCAGAACTATTTGAACGAGTGTTTCACGATTTGTTACCATTGTTGAAATCGCGTTGGCTTCTTCGCGAAAAACGAACCCTACCAGCAGCAGTCAAATATGCCAAGAAGCATTTTGTGAATATATGGATTGCGGACGGGTCAACACTCGAAGCTTTATTTCGTAAATTAGATAGTTTAAAAGATGTTCCACAAGGTAAGTTAGCCGGCAAAATATGTACAGTGATTGATTTGTTAACACGATTACCCGTACAAGTTTGGTTTCATACTAATCCCTTAGCACATGATACTAATTTTCTCGATGATTTAATTAATATTGCTAGTGCTAAAACCTTGCTAGTTCTCGACCGTGGCTTTTATGATTTTGGTTTTTTCTTGCGCTTGATTGCCAAACAGGTTGATTTTATTACTCGCATCAAATCAAATGCAGTATTTGATGTTGAGCGAATTTTCAGCTACGACTACACACTTCGAGACCGGATAATTTCCTTCAACACAGAGGATAAACACCAAAAAATATTACGTTTACGTCTCATTGAAGTCAAGCAAGGCAAGACTTGGTATGCCTATGTTACTTCAGTTTTAGATCCTCAAATTCTTCCACCTTATGTCGTTGCCGATCTTTATGCGAAACGATGGAGAATCGAAGAGGCATTTAATACTGCCAAACGCTTGCTGGGGTTAAGTTATCTCTGGACAGGTTCTGTCAATGGTGTCAAGCTTCAAGTTTGGGCAACTTGGTTATTTTATGCAGTTTTAATCGACCTTGCAGATGCTGTTGCTGATGAAATAGCCCTCCCGTTTGAACGCATTTCTTTAGAGATGATTTTTCGTGGGCTTTACCATTTTAATCATGCTTATAACAAGGGTCGAGCAACCGATCCAGTTTTATTTTTTGCTGCTCCAGAGAACAAAAACCTTGATGTTGTTAAGACAATACGAAAAGAGCCTCAAACCCTTGACTTATCGCCTTTTCCTTTACCCTTGACAATTCCTGCTTTTCCTTAA
- a CDS encoding S8 family serine peptidase, with amino-acid sequence MTYLAENQEDRVYFEAVLRSQTGESMFAANTYLEPDNIQQFTPSPGRATQAAAALQALGFQIRHIGTFSISAEAPKELWERVFSTRVEPRSQTVSPSIGEVTYLSHIADAPFTIPPELAELLERAYPQSPPTLLESPLPPRVSYHHLTVPADVATLFRSTQVHKAGVTGKGVLVAMVDSGFYKHPFYKWHGYNYQATLAPDATNLERDESGHGTAEAANIFANAPDIDFIGIKIGSNSTLAFKIASDLHPAIITNSWGFTVCRDTLPNFLKPLEAAVIEAVNQRGITVCFSAGNGQAVFPAMMPDVIAVGGVYAHNSLDGEDFKLEASDYSSSFDSIIYPGRHVPDVCGLVGMKPRGIYIMLPVEPDCRIDKRLGGSGYPNKDETATNDGWAVISGTSAASPQIAGVCALLKQIQPDLSPARIKAILRASARDVKTGRSNGTCLTTPEGQLAGNGYDGATGAGLVDAHGAYQLARST; translated from the coding sequence ATGACATATCTTGCGGAGAATCAAGAAGACCGTGTGTACTTTGAAGCGGTGTTGCGATCGCAAACTGGTGAGTCTATGTTTGCAGCTAATACCTATCTCGAACCAGACAACATCCAACAATTTACACCCTCCCCAGGACGGGCAACCCAAGCCGCAGCAGCCCTTCAAGCCCTAGGCTTTCAAATTCGTCACATCGGTACCTTTTCCATTAGCGCTGAAGCACCAAAAGAACTGTGGGAAAGGGTTTTTAGCACGCGAGTTGAGCCAAGAAGCCAAACTGTCAGTCCGAGTATCGGTGAAGTCACCTACCTATCCCACATTGCTGATGCTCCCTTTACAATCCCACCAGAATTAGCAGAATTGCTCGAACGTGCCTACCCCCAAAGCCCACCTACCTTATTGGAGTCTCCCCTCCCACCGCGTGTTAGCTACCACCATCTGACAGTTCCCGCAGATGTGGCAACCCTATTTCGTTCAACACAAGTTCACAAAGCAGGTGTCACCGGAAAAGGCGTTTTGGTAGCAATGGTCGATAGTGGATTCTACAAACATCCCTTCTATAAATGGCATGGTTACAATTACCAAGCAACCCTTGCTCCCGATGCAACCAACCTTGAACGGGATGAGAGTGGGCACGGAACAGCAGAGGCTGCCAATATTTTTGCAAATGCCCCAGATATTGATTTTATCGGAATCAAAATTGGCTCAAACTCAACCCTAGCATTTAAAATAGCTTCCGACCTCCATCCCGCAATCATAACTAACAGTTGGGGTTTTACTGTCTGCCGGGACACCCTACCCAATTTCCTCAAACCCCTCGAAGCCGCAGTCATAGAAGCAGTAAATCAGCGAGGTATCACCGTTTGTTTCTCCGCAGGTAACGGTCAGGCTGTCTTTCCAGCGATGATGCCTGATGTTATTGCTGTTGGTGGTGTCTATGCCCATAACAGCTTGGACGGAGAAGACTTTAAGTTAGAAGCATCCGACTATTCTAGTAGCTTTGATAGTATCATTTATCCAGGTCGCCATGTTCCCGATGTCTGCGGATTGGTGGGGATGAAACCCCGTGGCATTTATATTATGTTGCCCGTGGAACCCGATTGCCGCATCGACAAGCGTTTGGGTGGTTCAGGCTATCCTAATAAAGACGAAACCGCAACTAATGATGGTTGGGCAGTAATTAGCGGCACCAGTGCTGCATCTCCCCAAATTGCAGGTGTTTGCGCTTTGCTCAAGCAAATACAACCAGATTTATCACCAGCGAGGATTAAAGCTATTTTGCGCGCATCAGCAAGGGATGTGAAAACTGGACGTAGCAATGGAACCTGTTTAACTACTCCAGAAGGACAACTCGCAGGTAATGGATATGACGGAGCAACGGGAGCCGGGTTGGTGGATGCTCATGGTGCCTATCAGCTGGCTCGTTCTACCTAG
- a CDS encoding BMP family protein has product MAANLGRRKFIVYASSVVGGSLLLKSCVNKETTPSSNTSGSNNFKVAIALPGLISDKAWNQSGYEGVQLAKQKLGVEIAHVEKVAQSDQTEVLSDFARRGYNLVFAHGGQFDAAIQQIASQFPNTFFVGVNGNISGANIASLRLDHLQASYLCGIIAAAMTKSNKLAYIAGQEFQATQEELRGFELGAKSIKKEIQVSSSFTGDWNDVAKAKEVTLALISTGVDVIYQWLDSSSATVLQTASDKNVYAFGNTNDQLEVAPKAVLTSAVKHLDAAIVYLTELAKQKQIKGQIYKLGLERPDILTLGKFNQLVPEAVQKQALSSSQEIVNKKITFPVCKNAGKDTFCVNKATV; this is encoded by the coding sequence ATGGCTGCAAACTTAGGTAGACGTAAATTTATTGTTTATGCTTCATCTGTAGTTGGTGGTAGCTTGCTACTGAAAAGCTGTGTCAATAAAGAGACAACACCATCATCAAACACAAGTGGTAGTAATAATTTTAAAGTTGCGATCGCGCTTCCCGGTTTAATATCAGATAAGGCTTGGAATCAGTCGGGTTATGAAGGTGTACAGCTAGCCAAGCAAAAGCTAGGAGTAGAGATAGCACATGTTGAAAAAGTTGCACAATCCGACCAAACAGAAGTGTTATCTGACTTTGCCCGTCGCGGTTATAATTTAGTGTTTGCCCATGGGGGACAATTTGATGCGGCAATTCAACAAATAGCATCCCAGTTTCCCAATACATTTTTTGTCGGTGTTAATGGTAATATCAGTGGTGCCAATATTGCTTCTTTAAGATTAGACCATTTGCAAGCAAGTTATTTGTGCGGAATTATTGCTGCTGCAATGACAAAATCGAATAAATTAGCTTATATTGCAGGTCAGGAATTTCAAGCAACCCAAGAAGAATTACGTGGGTTTGAATTGGGTGCAAAATCAATTAAAAAAGAGATTCAAGTCAGTTCGAGTTTTACAGGTGATTGGAATGATGTTGCGAAAGCCAAAGAAGTAACATTGGCTTTAATTTCCACTGGAGTTGATGTTATTTATCAATGGTTGGATAGTTCCTCTGCGACAGTTTTACAAACTGCAAGCGATAAAAATGTATATGCATTTGGTAATACTAATGACCAGTTAGAAGTAGCACCAAAAGCTGTTTTAACAAGTGCTGTCAAACATCTCGATGCGGCAATTGTATATTTGACCGAACTAGCAAAACAAAAGCAAATCAAAGGACAGATTTATAAATTAGGTTTAGAACGTCCAGATATTTTGACTTTAGGCAAATTTAATCAATTAGTACCGGAGGCAGTTCAAAAGCAGGCATTAAGCAGTAGTCAAGAAATAGTTAATAAAAAAATTACTTTTCCAGTTTGTAAAAATGCAGGTAAAGATACATTTTGTGTCAATAAGGCAACTGTTTAG
- a CDS encoding ABC transporter ATP-binding protein, producing the protein MSYLDLENITKSFGDFIANDNINLNIEIGVIHAILGENGAGKSTLMNIISGIYQPDSGRILINKNPIKISSPAIAIKLGIGMIHQHFMLIPQLTVTENIILGTDNNLHLNLREKQAEIAKLSQLYNLEIDPTAKVENLPVGMQQRVEIIKVLYRQAKLLILDEPTAVLTPLEVRSLINILRQLAANGHTIIFISHKLEEVIELCDRVTVLRGGKVVASTTTKETTPQQLADLMIGKAINLQLERKPVTSGEIVLSVQNLQVVGDQGVTAVKNISFELRQGEILGVAGVDGNGQRELADAICGLRKIKKGKISPSPNPSLVSTREEKLRLAYIPEDRQKNGLVMEFDISQNLILKLFKKLPFSRYGFLQRDVIKNNAISAITEFDIRVNDIHIKARQLSGGNQQKIILARELSGEPELIVAMQPTRGLDIGATEAVRRRLLAEKQRGAAILYISTELEEIMTMSDRIAVIYRGEFIGMLDAAMATVEEIGLLMSGVKIS; encoded by the coding sequence ATGTCATACTTAGATTTAGAAAATATTACTAAAAGCTTTGGTGATTTTATTGCCAATGATAATATAAACTTAAATATTGAAATAGGTGTAATTCACGCTATCCTTGGCGAGAATGGTGCAGGTAAAAGTACATTAATGAATATTATTAGTGGCATATATCAGCCAGATAGCGGACGAATACTTATAAATAAAAATCCTATTAAAATTTCTTCGCCAGCTATAGCAATTAAACTGGGTATAGGTATGATTCATCAGCATTTCATGCTTATACCCCAATTAACTGTGACTGAAAATATTATTTTGGGAACTGATAATAACTTACATTTAAATTTAAGAGAAAAGCAAGCTGAAATTGCTAAATTATCCCAATTATATAATTTAGAAATTGACCCGACAGCCAAAGTAGAAAATCTACCTGTGGGAATGCAACAGCGTGTAGAAATTATCAAAGTTCTCTACCGTCAAGCAAAGTTATTAATTCTTGACGAACCAACGGCAGTTCTCACACCTCTAGAAGTACGATCTCTAATAAATATTCTGCGTCAATTGGCAGCAAACGGACATACAATTATTTTTATCAGCCACAAATTAGAAGAAGTTATTGAGTTGTGCGATCGCGTTACTGTTCTACGGGGGGGAAAAGTCGTAGCAAGCACTACCACCAAAGAAACAACACCACAACAATTAGCCGATTTAATGATAGGTAAAGCCATTAATTTACAACTCGAACGAAAGCCAGTTACATCGGGAGAAATAGTCCTTTCGGTGCAAAATTTACAAGTGGTTGGCGATCAAGGTGTAACTGCTGTTAAAAATATATCTTTTGAACTGCGGCAAGGGGAAATTTTAGGTGTTGCTGGTGTTGATGGCAATGGACAACGAGAGTTAGCTGATGCGATTTGTGGGTTAAGGAAGATAAAAAAAGGTAAAATTTCTCCATCCCCTAACCCATCTCTGGTATCTACAAGAGAAGAAAAATTGAGATTGGCATATATACCCGAAGACAGGCAAAAAAATGGCTTGGTAATGGAGTTTGATATATCCCAAAATTTGATATTAAAGCTTTTTAAAAAACTGCCTTTTTCTCGTTATGGTTTCTTACAACGGGATGTAATTAAGAATAATGCTATTTCTGCAATCACAGAATTTGATATTCGTGTAAATGACATACATATCAAAGCCAGACAACTTTCGGGAGGTAACCAACAAAAAATCATCCTAGCACGAGAACTATCAGGAGAACCGGAACTGATTGTGGCAATGCAACCAACAAGAGGTTTAGATATTGGTGCAACAGAAGCGGTACGGCGACGATTATTAGCAGAAAAACAAAGAGGTGCAGCGATTTTGTATATTTCCACCGAGTTAGAAGAAATAATGACGATGAGCGACAGAATTGCTGTAATCTATCGAGGTGAGTTTATTGGTATGTTAGATGCTGCGATGGCAACGGTTGAGGAAATTGGCTTATTAATGTCAGGTGTAAAAATATCGTAA
- a CDS encoding ABC transporter permease — MKNRTLLVGLTGTIVTKLSKFIRPIISPLIAIISALLVGVILIIIAGASPIIAYTALFQESLLTYFGFGNTLTKMTPLLFSSLGVLIALKAGQYNIGGEGQIYLGALGSALIGLYLQNLPTFIHIPLALLAGFIFGGIWGFIPGYLKAIRGVNEVITTLLLNYIGIYFISYLVQNPLKELNAPSPYSPLIAKSAQLPIILFGSLAHAGIVLSLITAIIVWLILNRSTLGYQIEAVGFNPNASHYAGISVQRTVILVMTLAGGLAGLAGSCEVMGLKYRLFDVVSPGYGFDAIAIAFLSRGSVIGVVLASLFFGALRSGANVMQRSAGVPVTVVYAIQGMTVLFIAMSLALEYRVKK, encoded by the coding sequence ATGAAAAACCGCACGCTACTAGTAGGTTTAACTGGAACGATCGTGACTAAATTGAGTAAATTTATCAGACCAATAATTTCACCACTGATTGCCATTATCTCCGCGCTTTTGGTTGGTGTAATCTTGATTATTATCGCAGGTGCAAGCCCTATCATTGCCTACACTGCATTATTCCAAGAATCTCTCCTAACATACTTTGGATTTGGTAATACCCTTACCAAGATGACACCGTTATTATTCAGTAGCTTAGGTGTATTAATCGCCTTGAAAGCTGGACAATATAATATAGGTGGGGAAGGACAAATTTATTTAGGTGCTTTGGGTAGTGCTCTAATTGGTTTATATCTGCAAAATTTACCTACATTCATTCACATACCCCTGGCGTTATTAGCAGGATTTATATTTGGTGGAATTTGGGGTTTTATACCAGGTTATCTCAAAGCAATTCGGGGAGTAAATGAAGTTATTACTACGCTTCTTTTGAACTACATAGGGATTTATTTCATTAGTTATTTAGTCCAAAACCCATTGAAAGAGCTGAATGCACCAAGTCCCTATTCACCATTAATTGCTAAATCTGCACAACTACCAATTATTTTGTTTGGAAGTCTTGCCCATGCAGGAATTGTACTAAGTTTAATAACAGCAATAATTGTCTGGTTAATCCTGAACCGTTCCACCCTCGGTTATCAGATCGAAGCAGTTGGATTTAACCCCAATGCTTCCCATTATGCAGGTATTTCCGTACAACGCACCGTTATTTTAGTTATGACCTTAGCTGGTGGTTTAGCTGGTTTGGCAGGTAGTTGCGAAGTTATGGGGTTGAAATATCGACTTTTTGACGTAGTTTCTCCTGGATACGGATTTGATGCGATCGCGATCGCCTTTCTCAGTCGCGGTAGCGTTATCGGTGTAGTACTAGCTTCATTATTTTTTGGCGCTTTGCGAAGTGGTGCAAATGTGATGCAACGCAGTGCAGGTGTACCTGTGACAGTAGTGTACGCTATTCAAGGTATGACTGTATTATTTATTGCCATGAGCTTGGCTTTAGAATATCGAGTCAAAAAATAA
- a CDS encoding ABC transporter permease translates to MDIAFFSDYLASTIHLTIPLAYATLGGLYSERSGILNIALEGMLITGAFTSASATFYTNNVWIGLVAALIVGALVGLLHAFLCVTLRVNQLVSGLAINLVAAGITSFLGRLVFANNSTQRLPNLIAIKIPIFANIPLVGRLLFQQDILVYLLFIIIGFTTYFLFYTNPGLNLRAVGEYPQAADTAGVSVVRIRYMAVIFGGCLASLGGAYLTLVQVRYFTEGMSAGKGFIAIASLIFGKWHPIYSTLACLLFGATEALQLRIQALGVNIPYQFLMMLPYITALLATIGLAGKSTPPAGLGVSYGSSKHDVR, encoded by the coding sequence ATGGATATTGCTTTCTTTTCTGATTATCTCGCTTCTACTATTCACCTTACCATCCCCCTCGCCTACGCTACACTTGGAGGGCTTTATTCGGAGCGTTCGGGCATACTTAATATTGCCCTCGAAGGAATGTTAATTACAGGTGCTTTTACAAGTGCATCTGCAACTTTTTATACTAATAATGTTTGGATAGGTTTAGTCGCTGCCTTAATAGTAGGTGCTTTAGTTGGACTACTCCACGCCTTTTTATGTGTAACATTACGAGTGAATCAATTAGTTTCGGGTTTAGCGATTAATCTTGTCGCTGCTGGCATCACTTCATTTTTAGGACGATTAGTATTCGCCAATAATAGTACTCAACGTTTACCAAATCTTATCGCCATAAAAATTCCCATTTTTGCCAACATACCATTAGTTGGTCGCTTATTATTTCAGCAAGATATCCTCGTTTATTTACTATTTATAATTATTGGTTTCACCACATATTTTTTGTTTTACACAAACCCAGGTTTAAATTTACGTGCTGTGGGAGAATATCCCCAAGCCGCAGATACGGCAGGTGTCTCCGTAGTCAGAATACGTTATATGGCAGTCATCTTTGGTGGTTGTCTGGCAAGTTTGGGTGGCGCTTATTTAACCTTGGTGCAAGTGCGATATTTTACCGAAGGAATGAGTGCGGGAAAAGGATTTATTGCGATCGCATCCCTTATCTTTGGCAAATGGCATCCTATATATAGCACTTTGGCTTGTTTGTTATTTGGGGCAACAGAAGCTTTGCAATTACGAATCCAAGCATTAGGTGTAAATATTCCCTATCAATTTCTGATGATGTTGCCCTACATTACCGCACTTCTAGCCACGATTGGATTAGCTGGAAAATCCACACCACCAGCAGGTTTGGGGGTTTCCTATGGTTCGAGTAAACATGATGTTCGTTGA
- a CDS encoding Uma2 family endonuclease, whose translation MTQLTTQLTLEEFLALPEGDITYEFVKGEAVPKYKNDEMSPKFFHGSTTGALFTLLSAWAHGKGRVVIEWAIKLAIENENWMPVPDLTYVSYNLLPADWLKDEPCPIAPELVVEIISPGQTFGEMAGKAADYIKAGVLRVWVVDTKARTITIFAPASVPVTYRDNLVISDDLLLGLELTSNEVFQRAGLIG comes from the coding sequence ATGACTCAACTCACAACCCAACTCACCCTCGAAGAATTTCTTGCCCTCCCCGAAGGGGATATTACCTACGAATTTGTTAAGGGTGAAGCAGTTCCCAAATATAAAAATGATGAAATGTCTCCCAAATTTTTTCATGGCTCCACCACTGGTGCATTATTCACACTATTGTCTGCATGGGCACATGGTAAGGGACGAGTTGTAATTGAATGGGCGATAAAATTGGCAATTGAAAATGAGAACTGGATGCCTGTTCCTGATTTAACCTATGTTTCCTACAACCTACTTCCTGCTGATTGGTTAAAAGACGAACCCTGTCCAATTGCACCGGAATTAGTCGTAGAAATTATTTCCCCTGGTCAAACTTTTGGTGAGATGGCTGGAAAAGCTGCTGATTATATCAAAGCTGGGGTTTTACGGGTTTGGGTTGTGGATACAAAAGCCAGAACTATCACTATCTTTGCACCTGCTTCTGTTCCTGTCACCTATCGAGATAATTTGGTAATTAGCGATGATTTATTACTAGGATTGGAACTTACTTCTAATGAAGTATTTCAACGTGCTGGTTTGATTGGTTAG
- a CDS encoding IS701 family transposase yields MVTPRRQPVSTVAFIDNYCQHYYSVFEDVRHFEAFKFLHLGIVSEIPRKTLPLIAKTVGLKDSQTLHHFLRDALWDVKKLREIRLWLIKRFIGEREIILCIDETGDKKKGKSTDYVTSQYIGNLGKTENGIVSVNAYGVVDGITYPLMFQIFKPRNRLREGDKYKSKPQIAIEIIQELKEWGFKIKLVLADSLYGESGDVIRCLEKLELEFIVAIRSNHGVLMPPGSRKRYNRWKAYEQKLSHRQTETRYLREIIFGKRRRTRYYQISKMNTPDPTGDESWYIMTNLSTDLSLNVAQLYSLRNWIEYGFKQVKNELGWADFRLTDYESIERWWEIIFSAYLFVSIQATYFQLHVQNQSTSSSELPSSIDFNSSQYSQHPNWESGTTWKSALNNLRLLIQPYIFYCLIQPWLTVFNIPGMKRCFLKLINFMNDFRASPVSFSVAS; encoded by the coding sequence ATGGTTACGCCGCGCAGACAGCCAGTAAGCACAGTGGCATTCATAGATAACTACTGCCAGCACTATTATTCAGTATTTGAGGATGTGAGGCATTTTGAAGCTTTCAAATTCTTACATTTGGGCATAGTTTCAGAAATCCCGCGAAAAACCCTACCCCTAATAGCTAAAACAGTGGGGTTAAAAGATAGCCAAACACTACATCATTTTTTGAGAGATGCACTGTGGGATGTCAAAAAGTTAAGAGAAATTAGGCTGTGGTTGATCAAAAGGTTTATTGGAGAAAGAGAAATAATTTTATGTATTGACGAAACCGGGGATAAGAAAAAGGGAAAATCAACAGATTATGTGACTAGTCAATATATCGGAAACTTAGGCAAGACAGAGAATGGAATAGTATCTGTAAATGCTTATGGTGTAGTAGATGGGATTACTTATCCTCTAATGTTCCAAATATTTAAACCGAGAAATCGCTTAAGAGAAGGCGATAAATATAAGAGTAAACCCCAAATAGCAATAGAGATTATTCAAGAGTTGAAAGAATGGGGTTTCAAAATTAAATTAGTGTTAGCGGATAGCCTATATGGTGAGAGTGGAGATGTAATTAGATGTTTAGAAAAATTAGAACTAGAGTTTATCGTAGCAATTCGCTCCAATCATGGAGTGTTGATGCCCCCAGGAAGCCGAAAACGTTATAATCGCTGGAAAGCTTATGAGCAAAAGCTTTCACATCGTCAAACTGAAACTCGTTACTTGAGAGAAATTATTTTTGGTAAACGTCGCCGTACCAGATACTACCAAATCAGTAAGATGAATACACCCGACCCTACGGGAGATGAAAGTTGGTACATCATGACAAATTTATCAACTGATTTGTCACTGAATGTCGCGCAACTTTATAGTTTAAGAAATTGGATTGAATATGGTTTTAAACAAGTTAAGAATGAACTAGGTTGGGCTGATTTTCGTCTAACTGATTATGAAAGTATTGAACGCTGGTGGGAAATCATTTTTAGTGCTTACCTTTTCGTTAGCATTCAGGCTACTTATTTTCAACTTCATGTCCAAAATCAATCAACATCTAGTTCAGAATTACCTTCCTCAATAGACTTTAATAGTTCTCAATATAGTCAACATCCTAATTGGGAATCTGGTACCACATGGAAGAGTGCCTTAAATAATCTGAGATTGCTCATTCAACCCTATATTTTTTACTGTTTGATTCAACCTTGGCTCACAGTATTTAACATTCCTGGTATGAAGCGTTGCTTTTTGAAATTAATCAACTTTATGAATGATTTTCGCGCTTCTCCAGTCAGTTTCTCTGTTGCTAGTTGA